The region TATCCAGTACAGGACGTATCTCACTTTGAGTAAACCATGCAACCCAGCAGGTATCAAGACCAAGGTTCTTAGCTTCAAGTACTATGTGTTCAGCTGCAATTGCAGTATCACGTATAACCTGTTTTAGCTCTTCTTCTTTGCTATTTTCATCTACACATATGTCTACATTTTCATCAATTCTTGAGCGCACATCACCTACACAAACTATGAACACTGGTGCAGAAAGCATCCATTTTTGTTTATGACATGCCTTAGCTACCTTTTCTCTATTTTCTTTTGACTTCACTACAATAAAGTGCCATGGCTGTGTATTACTTCCTGATGGCGCACATCTTGCACTTTGGAGGATCTGAGTTATTTTTTCCTCATCAACATCCTTATCAAGATACTTTCTTACACT is a window of Clostridium pasteurianum DNA encoding:
- a CDS encoding nitroreductase family protein; protein product: MLKEIEERRSVRKYLDKDVDEEKITQILQSARCAPSGSNTQPWHFIVVKSKENREKVAKACHKQKWMLSAPVFIVCVGDVRSRIDENVDICVDENSKEEELKQVIRDTAIAAEHIVLEAKNLGLDTCWVAWFTQSEIRPVLDIPEDKYVLSVIVLGYGAENPNMRPRKKIEDMIHMEKW